The genomic segment ACACCGCGAAGGTTATCAAGTCCGTGGAAGATGGTGCGGTGATTGATATTTTAGTGGATTACCCCGCATCTTGTCAAACAATACCATTAGTTGCAGGTAAACTGAACTGCAGCGTCCTGGATATAATGCAGGTTAATGAATACTGGGTTATAAGGCTTAGAAAAAACAATGAATCAACTAAACCTTCACTTTAAGCTATTAAACTTTAAACCTTCACTTATTCATGTTAACTTACTTTAATTAACCTACATTTATGGTTATTCACCGGCGGTACAGTTATCATGCATTATTGATTACCTTAAATTATTCATTAAACTGAGTCCCAGTATTATATTTAAGTAATGTAATTAAAGTGAATGGTATTAAATCCATTCGTAAGAGTACCATCATAGTGAAGAATGAAGCCTTAGCAGGAAGTAAAGGTGAGGCATTAAACCAAAGTGCTTCACAAGTTAAGGTAAGTATACGTTATTGCAGGTTAGGTTTATGTAAGGTCTTGCTTTGGGTGATTTAGGGATTAATTTAATAAATGATTCACCTATGGGTGATTAATGGATCGAGGCTTCATCATTGCATGGAGTGTAACATTCCTGCAATTAACCGTGAGGTTAGGTTGGGGGGTTGTTAGTGTGGCTGTGGCTGAGTTACTGAGGCTTAGCTCTGTGCAGATTGGGCTCGTCCTAACTCTGTTTTACATTGGTTACGTAGTCTCCTCAATACCCTGGGGAGTATTCATTGATAAGGTTGGGCCAGGTAAGTCAATACTTATTTCAGGAACTTTTTCCAGTATCGTGATCCTAGCGCTTTTCCTAGCAGGTAACTTCACGCAAATCCTACTCCTTTACCTAGCGGCTGGTTTCCTAACCGCTGGTTTATTCCCATCGGCAATGAAGATAGCCAGTTACTCAACCCAGGAGAGAGTGCATGGTAGGGTTGCATTACTGGAGAGTGCGGCGCCAATAGCCTTGATTGCACTAAGCGTAGCCTCTCCATTAATAATCACCCACTGGAGGATCTTTTACCTAGTAGTATTCTTTGCATTGCTTATAGCGTCATTATCCTCAATAGGCCTCAAGGTAAGTGGCAGCAAAGACGCAAGACCTAGGAAAGTACTAATGAACCTAAGGGTAGCGAAGGCTGTGGTGATAAGGGCAGGGGAATTATGGGGAACATGGGGAACATCTAGTTGGCTCCTGCCATTCCTGATTCTATACAATGGAATTAATGGAATGTTATCAGAATTATTCTTCTTCACCTACTCCCTTGGGCAATTAGTCTCCATATTCCTAGCATCAGTATTGCCTAAATTAATCGGTGAGAGGAGGGTAATCGAGATCTCACTAATAGCCTTCATAATCTGCGACTTACTGGCAGTGACCCTAATTAAGGTTACGCTACTCTTCTTCCCCATCTTCCTGGTGTTGGGTATAAGCTCATTCCTCTATAGGCCACCAACTGATGTACTGATAATAAGGATCATGGGTAATGAAAACGCTGGTACATCCACAGGTTACGCAAATGCAGTGTCTCAAGTTGGCTCCATGGTGGCTCCAATATTCGTGGGTATTGCAATAAGCGTACGCCCAGTATTCGGTATCCTAAGCCTGGCATTGGGACCTCTAGTATCATTAATAATCCTTTACATGCTTTAATGGGTATTAACTATTTACGATCTAGTAATCACCTAGGTCATTGCACATACCCTAAGCGTTAACCTTACTCTACTCCCAGAGATTATTCGGTTAACCCGAAAGGTTTATAAATCAATTAGGGTAACCCGAAAGATATGAATATACTCCAACTACTCTTAAACCCACCAACTGGATTAGGGTTATCGGAAATACTGTTCATCAGTCTCCTACTGGGTATGATGCATGGTGCAACCCCAGATGAGCATACTTGGCCAATAACCTTCAGTTACGCAATAGGGAAGTATAGCACTAAGGGTGGTATGGCGGCTGGCTTCCTATTCTCCCTAGGCTTCACTATACAGAGGGCTTTACTGACGACACTGGGTTACATTGGATTAGCCTACTTTTACCAGAGGTATAACCTAGATGGCCCAGTCTACATAATTGTTGGCTTAGTGATGGCTATTGCCGGCTCATATATACTAAAGGGCAGGTACCTGCACCTACCCATTGATGTAGCGCTTGGTGGTAGGGCGCATCATACTAATAAGGCTAGTAGGTTACCGCTGCATGAGGTTCATGAAAGGGATATACCATTAAAGATGACTATAGTTCATGGTTTAATAGCAGGCTTTGGTTTTGGGGCTTATGCAAGCATAATCACATTCATACTAGCTCCCCAGGTTCCTGGGTTAATATACGCCCCATTACCTGGAGTAATGTTTGGTGTTGGAACAATGATCATGCAGATTATATTCGGTGCAGTGTTCGGTAATATTCTTAGGGTTAAGAAGTTTAATGAGGATGAGATTAAGATTATTGGCAGGAGGGCTGCCGGCAGGGTGCTTTACTATGGTGGGTGGGTTTTCGTGCTTGCTGGCTTACTAATAATGCTATTTCCATCAATAGACTCATGGGCAATATCCACCGGCTTACCAATACCCAACTTGGATGCCGTGGGTATTGGCTTCCTACTGGTGGTTGTGGTTGTTGGTGCATTAGGCGTATACAGTATAATTAGGGGTTACCAGGAGGCTGTGGTAATTAGGAACCAGAGGTTGAGTTCTGCTTAGGATTAATTAAATTAATTAAGTCACTTAACGTGCTTTCACTAAGGCTATGTATTATCATTATTGGCACTTCATCCAGGTAAATTATGATTAAATGACCATTAATATTCATTCTACTCATTGACGTCATCAGTGAATTTAATGACTCACTTAACGTTACGTAGTAGTGCCTTAATTGATTTAATGACTCATAATCAACATTACCCATAATCCCTATGTAAAGCAACCTATATAACTCCCTCCCCTTCTGGTCGAGAACATTGTACGATTTAATGGTTAATACACCTTGACTAATGGTTCTTGCCTCATTAGACTTAATGTACTCTATGGTTGTATTTATTTTAGTAATCATATTGGCTGCATCATCAGCAATCTCCTTAAGCCTATTTATCGCCTCATCCTGACTCTTATAATACTCTACCCTTAGCATTTAACCAGAGACTTAACTCAACTGGGGGTTTAAATTTTCAGCCACTGACCCTAAGATCATCAATCTCCCGCTGAAGCCTCATCACTTATTAAAGCCGCTTACTGGCGTTTTTAAATTCATTACGAGCCAATCACTGAAATTGTTACCTATCTATGGTTTATGGGAGTGTGGTAAGGCTAGGGGTTATTGCTTTTCATGAGTGTTGGGGCTTTCATGTAATGTTTAAGAGGCTTCACGGTAATGTTCATTACGGATTTATGGATTAGGAGACTATGGGATTATGGTTAAACAATGAAAAGCATTGACCAGATATATGGCAGCAACCTGAATTAAGCATCGTTCACTTAAGCTGTGGCAAACCCAAGTTCCTTAAGCACTCTGCTTGAGGCCTCATTGATAATCCTATCTCTATTATTTCTAATAAACTCAATTACACTTCTATGTTTATGCACATACTCATCCACCTCCTTTTTTACACTTAACTCTGCATTCAACTTATACTCATTAACTAATTTACTAATCTCATCATTAAGAGTTTTACGTAAATCATCCTCAACTTGCCTTAAGTATGAGTCAAGCTCACTCTTCACCTGTTCCCTAACCTTCTCAACATCGGATATTGCCTCATCCAGCTTCCTCATTATTTCATAAAACTTAGTTAAATTACTGGAACCACTGGACATGTTTTGCGGTTCCCCTTAAGGAATATATAAGCATTCCTCATTATTACCCACCCCTAAGTGATTATGGGAAACGAAATATGTGTGTTAACTAGGATCATGCCCAGTGGCTTACTATGAGTTAGCCTAAGAATAAAGAATTAATACCCCTTTTCAGTGCTTCAACGTGTCCTCTAGAGTACTGGGTATTGATATTAGGCCTGGTGGTAACTTCTCCTACATAGTTATGAATAGTGATGGAGCTATTACTGCTGATGGTGTAGCTAACCCAGATGAGTTAATTAGGGTTATTAAGAGGTATAAGCCATCCCTAGTTGCTGTTGATAATATTAGGGAGATTTTAGAGTTAGGTGGCCGTTTCCTGAAGAGGATGAGTAAATTACCCAGTGTTCCTCAGGTAATTCAAGTCACCAGATTACCTGATGGTTCCGAGGTTAAGATGGAGGATTTAGTTAGGAAGTACCTTGGGATTAACGTTGGCTTATTAACACCAGAGGAGACCGCGAAATACACTGCTGAGCTTGCCTTAAGGGGTATTGGCTCCACGGTTAAGCTTTTCGAGAATGAAACCAAGATAATTGTTAAGGCATTAATATCAACAAGACAGGGCGGGCAGAGTAGGAGGAGGTTTGAGAGGAATATTGCAATTAGGGTTAGGCAAATTGTTAAGAATATTACTGAATCCCTCAATAAGGCTAACCTGGATTACGACGTGTTTTACCACAGGGATAGTGAGGGTGTTAGGTCAGCGTTAATAATTGTGTATGCTGATAAATCCATTGTTAGAAGATTCGTGAAGCCCATTAAATCAATGGATGTTAAGGTGACTTTGGAGCAGATAATAAGCAGTAGCATTAAGTTCCTCTCACCGAATTCAAGTTACGTTGAGGCTTCCCCAAAGTCTAAGACTAGGCTAATAGTGGGTGTTGATCCAGGTATAGTAACTGGCTTAGCCTTAATGAGCCTTGACGGTAAAGTGCTTGCCCTATTCAGTGGTAGGAACATGAGTAGGAGGAGGGTGTTAAGCCTAGTCTACGAGTACGGTACACCAATAGTAGTTGCTACAGATGTCTCGAAGCCCTCTGATTACGTTAAGAAGCTCTCATCAATGATAGGTGCAGTTCTATATCACCCTGAGAGGGATATGCAGATTGTTGAGAAGGCTAATATTGCGCTTAAACTATCCGAGAAGGATAATGTAAAGGTGAAGACACCGCATGAGAGAGATGCCTTAGCTGCAGCCTATAAGGCATTCATTAATTATGTTGATAAGTTCAATAAGATTGATGAAATATTGAATGAATTACCAATACAGGTTAACTCAGACGAGGTTAAGGAGCTTGTGGTTAAGGGATTACCAATAAGGGATGCGTTATCTAGAGTACTCAGTAGGAGCATTAACCAGGAGTGTAAGACTGAGGTTATTGTTAGGAATCAGCAGCAGGAGTGTAAATGCGCGGATGAGGTTAAGGAGCTTAAGGACTACGTTAAGCTACTGGAGGAGAAGATTAGTAGGCTTGAGGATGAGAACATTAGGCTTAAGGATGAAGTCAACAGGCTCTATACCCTTAAATACAGTCCACCTGACCAATCCCTTGCATCAAAGGTTAGGCTACTGGAAAGTAGAATTGAGCTTGAAACTAAGAGAATTAAGGAGCTTAACGATATTTTAAACAATGTGAAGTCCATTATTGCTGAAGCATTATTCAACAATAATTACGCCTTCGCGGTGAGGGTTAATAATACCGGTGAGTTAAACCAAGTAATCAGTAGGGGTTACTTACCCATAATGAGATTCCAGGACATAGCATCATTGGTGGATTTAAGTAAGGGATGGTCAGGCATAGTGATAACAATGGATGAAGCTGGTTCAAGGGCCATTAGGCAATTATTTAAAATGGGTATAACAGCAGTACCATTACCTAAGGTACTAGCCCTGGATGTAAACGATAATATTAAGGTAATTGACATGAATAAGTTAAGTGAATACGTAAATGAGTTAAAGAGTGTGCTGAGTGAGGTGGATTACGATACACTTGAGAATTTAATTAACGAGTATAAGATCGGAAGAAAAAGGATTCAGTAAACCCTACTAATTCTCTATGATGAACCATCAGTAGCATGGGTAAGTAATGCGATGGCATTCAGTTTACTGAATAAGGCATGTTCTTTAGCCTGTATCCTAAGGGCCTGGTATAGGAAGAATTCAGTCTTCATGATGATAATATTTATCTTAGATTATTAGTCACTCAGCCTTAGGTTCCAAGACTTACTTTCCTTATCCGCAGGGTGGTGATTTTGAGTTGACTATGATCAGTGAGGGCTTACTTAAGTGAAGCCAGTGGGCGATTAAGTTAATGCCAAAGGATTTACGCGAAAAGGAAGAAGCATGCGTTAAGTTTAGCTAATCAAGTTAGGGTTTCCAACCCTTTATTGCAACGTAATCCCCCTTATCATAACCATCAATCGGGTATTCAACCTCATTATTAGAGTACTTCGGGTGCCTAGTTAAGGTTTGCATAGTCTTAACTATAATGAAACCTGCACCCTTAACTAGGTTCATTAATTCATCAACGGTATGCCACTTAGCCTGCTTAACATACTCTATTGGATAGGGGTTCGGGGGTTTGATTCGTGAAATATACGGGTTACTCCAGTCACCTAATACCTCAGCTAACTTATAGAGAATGCCGTAAGCACCCTCAGCTATAACATCAGCCACTACTACATGACCACCTGGCTTAAGTACCCTATACGCCTCCTTAATTGCCTTGGCATCATCATTAACGTAGTCAAGTACTCCATTAAGAAGAACAGTATCAAACACCCCATCATTAAACGGTAATTCCTCAGCACTCCCAATCCTAACATTCAACCCCCTATACTCAGCCACCTTAGCCATATCCTCAGATGGCTCAACGCAATCCTGAATAATCAACCCGTACCTAGTTCTTAAAATATACTCAAATAAACCTGAACCACAGCCGATGCTGAGCACCTTACCTGGATTAGGTTCAAGCATATGCTTAATTAATAAGACTTCAGATTCAAGGATGTTCACGTTACTTAGGAACCATGAATCATACTTACTTGCTTGAAATGTGGGATTCATGTTATTCATTGGTTATTGATATAAGATAACTTATTTATAAGGA from the Caldivirga maquilingensis IC-167 genome contains:
- a CDS encoding DUF460 domain-containing protein, giving the protein MSSRVLGIDIRPGGNFSYIVMNSDGAITADGVANPDELIRVIKRYKPSLVAVDNIREILELGGRFLKRMSKLPSVPQVIQVTRLPDGSEVKMEDLVRKYLGINVGLLTPEETAKYTAELALRGIGSTVKLFENETKIIVKALISTRQGGQSRRRFERNIAIRVRQIVKNITESLNKANLDYDVFYHRDSEGVRSALIIVYADKSIVRRFVKPIKSMDVKVTLEQIISSSIKFLSPNSSYVEASPKSKTRLIVGVDPGIVTGLALMSLDGKVLALFSGRNMSRRRVLSLVYEYGTPIVVATDVSKPSDYVKKLSSMIGAVLYHPERDMQIVEKANIALKLSEKDNVKVKTPHERDALAAAYKAFINYVDKFNKIDEILNELPIQVNSDEVKELVVKGLPIRDALSRVLSRSINQECKTEVIVRNQQQECKCADEVKELKDYVKLLEEKISRLEDENIRLKDEVNRLYTLKYSPPDQSLASKVRLLESRIELETKRIKELNDILNNVKSIIAEALFNNNYAFAVRVNNTGELNQVISRGYLPIMRFQDIASLVDLSKGWSGIVITMDEAGSRAIRQLFKMGITAVPLPKVLALDVNDNIKVIDMNKLSEYVNELKSVLSEVDYDTLENLINEYKIGRKRIQ
- a CDS encoding sulfurtransferase TusA family protein — its product is MSTVLSGKLSKVNDKYVVDLRGLICPYPQLYTAKVIKSVEDGAVIDILVDYPASCQTIPLVAGKLNCSVLDIMQVNEYWVIRLRKNNESTKPSL
- a CDS encoding class I SAM-dependent methyltransferase; the protein is MNNMNPTFQASKYDSWFLSNVNILESEVLLIKHMLEPNPGKVLSIGCGSGLFEYILRTRYGLIIQDCVEPSEDMAKVAEYRGLNVRIGSAEELPFNDGVFDTVLLNGVLDYVNDDAKAIKEAYRVLKPGGHVVVADVIAEGAYGILYKLAEVLGDWSNPYISRIKPPNPYPIEYVKQAKWHTVDELMNLVKGAGFIIVKTMQTLTRHPKYSNNEVEYPIDGYDKGDYVAIKGWKP
- a CDS encoding MFS transporter, with protein sequence MDRGFIIAWSVTFLQLTVRLGWGVVSVAVAELLRLSSVQIGLVLTLFYIGYVVSSIPWGVFIDKVGPGKSILISGTFSSIVILALFLAGNFTQILLLYLAAGFLTAGLFPSAMKIASYSTQERVHGRVALLESAAPIALIALSVASPLIITHWRIFYLVVFFALLIASLSSIGLKVSGSKDARPRKVLMNLRVAKAVVIRAGELWGTWGTSSWLLPFLILYNGINGMLSELFFFTYSLGQLVSIFLASVLPKLIGERRVIEISLIAFIICDLLAVTLIKVTLLFFPIFLVLGISSFLYRPPTDVLIIRIMGNENAGTSTGYANAVSQVGSMVAPIFVGIAISVRPVFGILSLALGPLVSLIILYML